One window of the Candidatus Zixiibacteriota bacterium genome contains the following:
- a CDS encoding flagellin — translation MAIVINTNVASLNAQRHLSNTQFGLAKSLERLSSGFRINRAGDDAAGLAISERLKAQIRSTNQASRNTLDGVSLVQVAEGGYDEVSNILIRLRELAVQSANGTISANDRGAIDTEYDQLTAEITRIAAVVKFNGVQVLNGDSSGAALSFSLQVGIGTTSNDTISISINPLKASALGSSSLDLTALSLTTASGATDAITTLDSAIDAVNSSRAALGAVQNRLEATSRSLAISVENLSAANSRIRDVDVAAETAELARYQILAQAGAAIAAQANQVPSLALSLLGS, via the coding sequence ATGGCTATTGTCATCAACACGAACGTCGCGTCCTTGAACGCGCAGAGGCACCTGAGCAACACCCAGTTCGGCCTCGCCAAATCGCTCGAGCGGCTGTCCTCCGGGTTTCGCATCAATCGCGCGGGAGACGACGCCGCCGGGCTGGCCATTTCGGAGCGCCTGAAAGCGCAGATCCGCTCGACCAACCAAGCTTCGCGCAACACCCTGGACGGCGTGAGTCTGGTGCAGGTCGCGGAAGGCGGCTACGACGAGGTGAGCAACATCCTGATCCGCTTGCGCGAGCTCGCGGTGCAGTCCGCCAACGGCACGATCTCGGCGAACGACCGCGGCGCCATCGACACCGAATACGACCAGCTGACCGCGGAAATCACCCGAATCGCCGCCGTCGTGAAATTCAACGGCGTGCAGGTGCTCAACGGCGACAGCTCGGGAGCGGCGCTCTCCTTCTCTCTGCAGGTTGGCATCGGCACCACGAGCAACGACACGATCTCGATCAGCATCAACCCGCTCAAGGCAAGTGCGTTGGGCAGCAGCAGCCTGGACCTCACCGCTCTCTCGCTGACCACGGCTTCGGGTGCCACCGACGCGATCACGACGCTGGACAGCGCGATCGACGCGGTGAACAGCAGCCGGGCGGCTCTCGGCGCGGTGCAGAACCGGCTGGAAGCGACCTCGCGAAGCCTGGCGATCTCGGTGGAGAACCTCTCGGCGGCCAACTCCCGCATCCGCGACGTCGACGTCGCCGCGGAGACGGCGGAGCTCGCCCGGTATCAGATCCTGGCGCAAGCCGGCGCGGCGATCGCGGCGCAGGCGAACCAGGTTCCGTCGCTGGCGCTCTCCTTGCTGGGGAGCTAG
- a CDS encoding aminotransferase class III-fold pyridoxal phosphate-dependent enzyme, whose translation MQPRGVLAIVQARMGSRRLPGKTLADIEGEPMLARVVARVGRARHVDGIVVATSSAPSDDAIADFCERRGLDLFRGSEADVLDRFYRAARARGADAIVRVTADCPLIDPEVMDRVIAAYLAGDCDYASNTILPTYPDGLDTEVFSFAALEAAWREARFPAEREHVTPYLRCSGRFRLRNVECEHGRELARQRWTVDEAGDLEFVRAIYARLGPGADFGWRDVLAAMDADPSLARVNGGVRNVGYYRSLAREPAMPAKARAIEKSLRLKRRAEALIPSCSQTFSKGPSQFVQGVAPVFLARGRGSRVWDVDGNEYIDYPMGLGPVVLGHDYPVVTEAVIRQLRGGTAFSLPHPLELEVAEILTELVPCAEMVRFGKNGSDVTAAAVRVARAYTGRDRVACCGYHGWQDWYIGTTTRRRGVPKAVQELTLTFEYNNPESLARCFSEYPGEIAAVIMEPVGVQEPASGFLHDVQALARRHGALLIFDEVVTGFRVALGGAQQRYGVIPDLACFGKAMANGFPLSAIVGRGDVMRLFDEVFFSFTFGGEAASLAAAKATIGELRQKNVIAHLWEQGRRLRDGYRVLAREYGMESSTDCLGLPPHTVVVFRDADGSESLAMKSLFMQECLKRGVLFSGVQNICFSHTPADIDATLRVYRAAMEILADAVERGNVRERLEGAMVEPVFRKP comes from the coding sequence GTGCAGCCCAGGGGCGTTCTAGCGATCGTGCAGGCCCGCATGGGATCGCGCCGGCTGCCCGGCAAGACGCTCGCCGATATCGAAGGCGAGCCGATGCTCGCTCGAGTGGTGGCGCGGGTCGGGCGCGCTCGACACGTCGACGGAATCGTGGTGGCGACCTCGAGCGCGCCGTCCGACGACGCCATCGCGGATTTCTGCGAGCGGCGGGGGCTCGATCTCTTTCGCGGCAGCGAAGCGGATGTGCTGGACCGCTTCTATCGCGCGGCGCGGGCACGCGGCGCCGACGCGATCGTGCGCGTCACCGCCGACTGTCCCCTGATCGATCCGGAGGTGATGGACCGCGTGATCGCCGCCTATCTCGCCGGCGATTGCGACTATGCTTCGAACACGATCCTTCCGACCTACCCTGACGGGCTGGACACCGAGGTCTTTTCTTTCGCGGCCCTGGAGGCCGCGTGGCGGGAAGCGCGCTTTCCCGCCGAGCGCGAGCACGTCACGCCGTACCTGCGCTGCTCGGGACGTTTCCGCCTGCGCAACGTGGAATGCGAGCACGGCCGAGAGCTCGCCCGGCAGCGCTGGACGGTCGACGAGGCCGGCGATCTGGAGTTCGTGCGGGCGATCTACGCTCGGCTCGGTCCGGGCGCCGATTTCGGCTGGCGCGACGTCCTGGCGGCGATGGACGCCGATCCCTCGCTCGCCCGGGTGAACGGCGGGGTCCGCAACGTCGGCTATTACCGATCGCTCGCGCGCGAGCCGGCGATGCCAGCGAAGGCGCGAGCGATCGAGAAGTCGCTTCGGCTCAAGCGCAGAGCGGAAGCGTTGATCCCGTCGTGCTCGCAGACCTTCAGCAAGGGGCCGTCGCAGTTCGTGCAAGGGGTCGCGCCGGTGTTTCTCGCGCGGGGGCGAGGCAGCCGCGTCTGGGACGTGGACGGTAACGAGTACATCGATTACCCGATGGGGCTCGGGCCGGTCGTTCTCGGCCACGACTATCCCGTCGTGACCGAGGCGGTCATCCGCCAGCTCCGCGGCGGCACGGCCTTTTCGCTGCCGCATCCGCTCGAGCTGGAGGTCGCCGAGATCCTCACGGAGCTCGTGCCCTGCGCCGAGATGGTGCGCTTCGGCAAGAACGGCTCCGACGTCACGGCCGCGGCGGTCCGGGTGGCGCGCGCCTATACCGGGCGCGATCGCGTCGCCTGCTGCGGCTATCACGGCTGGCAGGATTGGTACATCGGCACCACGACGCGTCGCCGCGGAGTGCCGAAAGCGGTGCAGGAGCTGACCCTGACCTTCGAATACAACAACCCGGAGAGCCTCGCCCGCTGCTTCTCCGAGTACCCCGGCGAGATCGCCGCCGTGATCATGGAGCCCGTCGGCGTGCAGGAGCCCGCGAGCGGTTTCCTGCACGACGTTCAGGCGCTGGCGCGGCGCCACGGCGCGCTCTTGATCTTCGACGAGGTGGTCACAGGCTTCCGCGTCGCGCTCGGCGGGGCCCAGCAGCGCTACGGCGTCATTCCCGATCTCGCCTGCTTCGGCAAGGCGATGGCCAACGGCTTTCCCCTTTCCGCGATCGTCGGGCGGGGCGACGTGATGCGGCTGTTCGACGAGGTGTTTTTCTCCTTCACCTTCGGCGGCGAAGCCGCATCGCTGGCGGCGGCCAAGGCGACGATCGGCGAGCTGCGGCAAAAAAACGTGATCGCCCACCTCTGGGAGCAGGGCCGCAGGCTCAGGGACGGCTATCGGGTGCTGGCTCGGGAGTACGGCATGGAATCGTCGACGGACTGTCTCGGCTTGCCGCCGCACACGGTCGTGGTGTTTCGCGACGCGGACGGCAGCGAGTCGCTGGCGATGAAGAGCCTCTTCATGCAGGAATGCTTGAAGCGCGGCGTTCTCTTTTCCGGGGTGCAAAATATCTGTTTCAGCCATACGCCCGCGGACATCGACGCCACACTGCGGGTGTACCGCGCGGCGATGGAGATCCTGGCCGACGCGGTCGAGCGCGGGAACGTACGCGAGCGGCTCGAAGGCGCGATGGTCGAGCCGGTCTTCCGCAAGCCTTAG
- a CDS encoding UDP-N-acetylglucosamine 2-epimerase produces MELSGKKAFCFLALKHHSRFLLPVTRELERQGMEVKYLTAPAEMPFELTLQEEGLPYVHTQAYLDPAVAAVIDEAYRRVRAAWREKFLAAEVLHHFTLPVQDKTLRAHTENFYLFRRMFEAEKPDLVLALHELNSWGKMLGYLSHEFGVPFVTMQEGLYYAPAAVYRFHTEYSSACLVWGEATREVLVRSGGSAEKIFVVGNTHLHAVLERERSREAIERTRHELRIRREDKIVTLLMAGLGYDKGFIFPQTLLDWARAHPDWALLFKWHPVTNKLTVEQVSRALASLDNVRVLQDFDTYRLLAASDLCVVFGNSTSGLEALAFGKPLIEVELPGLDYSFAREGVADPVSSLAELPVALERAVASGVPDDRRRKVDDYLRRNLDRLDGKSVERCVAAVKIILAARESPRRAAAVTRNAADFQCSVIVPLSGASGGLETLLGVAEHTGPSYECMIAAPAGSERQPEWLDSVGGDVSVVRSEQDTPGALCNRAAEKARGRYLCFLRPGWVPQKGWLEGLLQELERDPNTGIAGGLALFADSLLAHAGIALDANLTPVHLYQYLPANFTGAHRRRRMRAVAGCLLVRREAFEAAGGFDERYRTFWSELDFCFRAGGKGWTVAYTPQSLFVCLGRSHDDDPDDRLLFFGRWTGHLWPDQESYWAEEGLDPEGLSSLYREVARGEERSCRG; encoded by the coding sequence ATGGAGCTTAGCGGCAAAAAGGCCTTTTGCTTTCTCGCGCTCAAGCACCACAGCCGCTTTCTCCTGCCCGTCACGCGCGAGCTGGAGCGGCAGGGGATGGAGGTGAAATATCTCACCGCGCCGGCCGAGATGCCCTTCGAGCTGACGCTCCAAGAAGAGGGTCTTCCCTACGTTCACACGCAGGCCTATCTCGATCCGGCGGTCGCCGCCGTCATCGACGAGGCTTACCGACGGGTGCGCGCTGCCTGGAGAGAGAAGTTCCTCGCGGCCGAGGTGCTGCATCACTTCACGCTGCCGGTTCAGGACAAAACGCTCAGAGCGCACACCGAGAACTTCTACCTGTTCCGGAGGATGTTCGAGGCGGAAAAGCCGGATCTTGTGCTCGCGCTGCACGAGCTCAACAGCTGGGGAAAGATGCTCGGTTATCTTTCGCACGAGTTCGGCGTCCCATTCGTGACCATGCAGGAAGGGCTCTACTACGCGCCGGCGGCGGTCTACCGGTTCCACACCGAATACAGCAGCGCTTGCCTGGTTTGGGGCGAGGCCACGCGCGAGGTTCTGGTCCGCTCGGGAGGGAGCGCGGAAAAGATCTTCGTCGTCGGCAACACGCATCTGCACGCCGTCCTCGAGCGCGAGCGCAGCCGCGAGGCGATCGAGAGAACCCGGCACGAGCTTCGGATCCGCCGCGAGGACAAGATCGTAACGTTGCTGATGGCGGGCCTGGGCTACGACAAAGGCTTCATCTTTCCGCAGACTCTGCTCGATTGGGCGCGCGCACACCCCGACTGGGCCCTCCTCTTCAAATGGCACCCGGTGACCAACAAGCTCACCGTCGAGCAGGTCTCGCGCGCTCTGGCGTCGCTCGACAATGTTCGCGTGCTCCAGGACTTCGACACCTACCGGCTTCTGGCGGCGAGCGACCTCTGTGTGGTTTTCGGCAACTCCACGAGCGGTCTGGAGGCGCTCGCGTTCGGCAAGCCGCTGATCGAGGTCGAGCTGCCCGGACTGGACTACTCCTTCGCCCGCGAAGGCGTCGCGGACCCGGTTTCAAGCCTCGCCGAGCTGCCCGTGGCGCTCGAGCGGGCCGTCGCAAGCGGCGTCCCGGACGACCGGAGGCGGAAAGTCGATGACTACCTCCGGCGCAACCTCGATCGCCTGGACGGCAAGAGCGTGGAGCGCTGCGTGGCGGCCGTGAAAATCATCCTCGCGGCGCGCGAGTCGCCCCGGCGCGCCGCAGCCGTGACCAGGAACGCGGCCGACTTCCAGTGCTCGGTCATCGTGCCGCTCTCGGGCGCCTCGGGGGGGTTGGAGACGCTGCTCGGCGTGGCCGAGCATACCGGACCGTCTTATGAGTGTATGATCGCGGCGCCTGCGGGCTCGGAGCGGCAGCCCGAATGGCTGGACTCCGTGGGCGGCGACGTTTCGGTCGTCCGCTCGGAGCAGGACACACCGGGCGCCCTTTGCAACCGCGCGGCCGAAAAAGCGCGCGGCCGGTATTTGTGCTTCTTGCGTCCCGGCTGGGTGCCGCAGAAAGGCTGGCTGGAGGGCCTGCTTCAGGAGCTGGAGCGTGACCCGAATACCGGCATCGCCGGCGGTCTGGCTCTTTTCGCCGACAGCCTTCTCGCGCACGCGGGAATCGCGCTCGACGCCAACCTGACCCCCGTTCATCTCTACCAGTATCTGCCCGCGAACTTCACGGGCGCGCACCGCAGGCGCCGGATGCGGGCGGTGGCGGGCTGCCTGCTGGTGCGCCGCGAAGCGTTCGAGGCCGCCGGAGGATTCGACGAGCGCTACCGGACGTTCTGGTCCGAGCTGGATTTCTGCTTTCGGGCGGGCGGTAAAGGGTGGACGGTCGCTTACACTCCCCAGAGTCTTTTCGTTTGCCTCGGCCGCTCGCACGACGACGACCCTGACGACCGGCTGCTTTTCTTCGGCCGGTGGACAGGTCATCTGTGGCCCGACCAGGAATCGTACTGGGCCGAGGAGGGGCTGGATCCGGAAGGGCTCTCCTCGCTCTATCGGGAGGTCGCGCGCGGCGAAGAACGGTCTTGCCGGGGTTGA
- a CDS encoding class I SAM-dependent methyltransferase, with the protein MQQDSLFALGEGDRWFARNRAALRNFDPGADLPLRLLELYGLGPRSVLEIGAADGFRLAEIRARTGARGVAVEPSARAAAEGRARFPDIEFVRGIAHAVPLRGAFDLVIVNFVFHWISRANLLRAIAEVDRLVADGGSLILGDFQPSNRFQIPYHHLPASEVYTFKQDYAASFLASGLYHPVCLLTRGHGARRLQAGVAEDQRIGAWLLHKAEQGHYARPDLGEAHASER; encoded by the coding sequence GTGCAGCAGGATAGCTTGTTTGCGCTCGGAGAAGGCGACCGCTGGTTTGCGCGCAACCGCGCCGCCCTGCGGAATTTCGACCCCGGAGCCGATCTGCCGCTGCGGTTGCTGGAACTCTACGGTCTCGGGCCGCGCTCCGTTCTGGAGATCGGCGCCGCCGACGGGTTCCGGCTCGCCGAGATCCGCGCGCGCACGGGCGCGCGGGGGGTGGCGGTGGAGCCGTCGGCGCGGGCGGCAGCCGAAGGCAGGGCGCGCTTTCCCGACATCGAGTTCGTCCGCGGCATCGCCCATGCGGTGCCGCTCCGGGGCGCCTTCGATCTCGTGATCGTCAATTTCGTCTTTCACTGGATTTCGCGCGCGAACCTTTTGCGGGCAATTGCGGAGGTCGACCGGCTCGTGGCCGACGGGGGAAGCCTGATCCTGGGAGACTTTCAGCCGTCCAACCGTTTTCAGATACCGTATCATCACCTTCCGGCAAGCGAGGTCTACACCTTCAAGCAGGATTACGCTGCCTCCTTTCTCGCCTCCGGCCTGTACCATCCGGTGTGCCTGCTCACGAGGGGCCACGGCGCCAGGCGCCTCCAAGCCGGCGTGGCCGAAGACCAGCGGATCGGCGCCTGGCTGCTCCACAAGGCCGAGCAGGGCCACTACGCCCGTCCGGATCTCGGCGAAGCCCATGCGAGCGAACGGTAG
- the pseI gene encoding pseudaminic acid synthase, whose amino-acid sequence MPEAVEVGRRRIGPGEPVYIVAEISANHGQSFEQAAELVRAAKACGADAVKLQTFTPDTLTIDCDGELFRIRGTPWDGRTLYDLYGEAYMPWDWQPRLKKIADGLGLDLFSTPFDASAVDFLEAMGVPAHKIASFENCDPALLCKAAATGKPLFVSTGMATLAEIDEMVRAVRGAGGAQLVLLKCTSAYPAPPEEMNLRTIPHLAEAFGAPVGLSDHTLGIAVPAAAVALGACVVEKHFTLSRAAGGPDSSFSLEPEEFKAMVEAIRVAEKALGWVHYGLSAGETQSRLFRRSLFVVRDVAAGERFTTENVRSIRPGHGLHPRHLPEILGRSATRDIRRGTPLSWKLVGGERNAAGEPARRRARAAG is encoded by the coding sequence ATGCCAGAAGCTGTTGAAGTCGGCCGCCGACGCATCGGCCCCGGCGAGCCGGTCTACATTGTCGCCGAAATTTCCGCCAACCACGGCCAGAGCTTCGAGCAGGCCGCGGAGCTGGTGCGCGCCGCCAAAGCCTGCGGCGCGGACGCCGTGAAGCTGCAGACCTTCACGCCGGATACACTCACCATCGACTGCGACGGCGAACTTTTCCGCATCCGTGGCACGCCGTGGGACGGCCGCACGCTTTACGATCTCTACGGCGAGGCCTACATGCCGTGGGACTGGCAGCCCCGCCTCAAGAAGATCGCGGACGGGCTCGGGCTGGACCTCTTCTCGACGCCTTTCGACGCGAGCGCGGTCGATTTTCTCGAAGCGATGGGCGTGCCAGCGCACAAGATCGCGTCGTTCGAGAACTGCGATCCCGCGTTGCTTTGCAAGGCCGCCGCGACCGGAAAGCCGCTCTTCGTCTCTACCGGAATGGCGACGCTCGCCGAGATCGACGAGATGGTGCGAGCCGTGCGCGGCGCCGGCGGCGCGCAGCTCGTGCTGCTCAAGTGCACGAGCGCCTATCCGGCGCCGCCCGAGGAGATGAACCTAAGGACGATTCCACACCTCGCCGAGGCGTTCGGCGCGCCCGTCGGCCTTTCGGACCACACCCTGGGCATCGCCGTTCCGGCGGCGGCGGTAGCCCTGGGTGCTTGCGTGGTGGAGAAGCACTTCACGCTGTCGCGCGCGGCGGGCGGCCCGGACAGCTCCTTTTCGCTCGAGCCGGAAGAATTCAAGGCGATGGTCGAGGCGATCCGGGTCGCCGAAAAGGCGCTCGGCTGGGTCCATTACGGCTTGAGCGCCGGGGAAACCCAGAGCAGGCTCTTTCGCCGCTCGCTCTTCGTCGTGCGCGACGTCGCGGCGGGGGAGCGTTTCACCACCGAGAACGTCCGCTCCATTCGACCCGGCCACGGTCTGCACCCGCGCCATCTGCCGGAGATTCTCGGCCGCAGCGCAACGCGCGACATCCGGCGCGGGACACCGCTTAGCTGGAAGCTGGTGGGCGGGGAGCGGAACGCGGCCGGCGAACCGGCGCGGAGGAGGGCTCGTGCAGCAGGATAG
- the pseC gene encoding UDP-4-amino-4,6-dideoxy-N-acetyl-beta-L-altrosamine transaminase, producing the protein MTRELAIEGGSPVRRRLLPYSRQSVDESDTRALVEALGSDWLTTGPRVAEFERAFAAFTGAAEAVAVSSGTAALHAAMHAIGVGPGDEVIVPALTFAASANCVVYQGATPVFADVEADTLLIDPEDAAARMTSRTRAIVAVDYAGQPCDYRRLRALAERCGIALVADACHSLGGACDGAAVGTLADLNCFSLHPVKAMTTGEGGMITTASAEAAVRMRRFRNHGIAGDHFQRDRQRTFRYEMVEIGYNYRLSDLQCALGISQLGRLADWVERRRAIARRYDFAFAALPGVRPLAVRPGAEHAYHLYVIRLEPEWLGADRERIFAALRAEGIGVNVHYLPVYLHPFYRRRFGTGPGLCPRAEAAYETILSLPIFPAMSDQDVADVVEAVWKVATSYGKTGQRVADFGAAR; encoded by the coding sequence ATGACTCGTGAGCTCGCTATCGAGGGCGGATCTCCGGTGCGCCGACGCCTGCTGCCCTACAGCCGCCAGAGCGTCGATGAAAGCGACACCCGCGCGCTCGTCGAGGCGCTCGGCTCGGACTGGCTGACCACCGGCCCGCGCGTCGCCGAGTTCGAGCGCGCCTTCGCCGCGTTCACCGGGGCCGCCGAGGCGGTGGCGGTTTCGAGCGGCACGGCGGCCCTGCACGCCGCGATGCACGCCATCGGCGTCGGGCCGGGCGACGAGGTGATCGTGCCGGCGCTCACGTTCGCAGCGAGCGCCAACTGCGTGGTCTACCAGGGCGCAACCCCGGTCTTCGCCGACGTCGAGGCGGATACGCTCCTGATCGATCCCGAGGACGCCGCGGCCAGGATGACGTCGCGCACGCGGGCCATCGTTGCCGTCGACTACGCCGGGCAGCCGTGCGACTACCGGCGGTTGCGTGCGCTCGCGGAGCGCTGCGGCATAGCACTCGTGGCCGACGCCTGTCATTCGCTCGGCGGCGCCTGCGACGGGGCCGCAGTCGGGACGCTTGCCGACCTCAACTGCTTCAGCTTGCACCCGGTCAAGGCGATGACCACCGGCGAAGGCGGCATGATCACGACCGCAAGCGCCGAAGCCGCGGTGCGCATGCGGCGCTTTCGGAATCACGGCATCGCGGGAGACCATTTCCAGCGGGACCGCCAGCGTACCTTCCGCTACGAAATGGTCGAGATCGGCTATAACTACCGCCTGAGCGACCTGCAGTGCGCGCTCGGCATCAGCCAGCTCGGCCGTCTCGCCGATTGGGTGGAGCGGCGGCGGGCCATCGCGCGGCGCTACGACTTCGCGTTCGCCGCCCTGCCGGGGGTGCGGCCGCTCGCGGTCCGGCCGGGCGCGGAGCACGCTTATCATCTCTACGTGATCCGGCTGGAGCCGGAATGGCTCGGCGCCGATCGGGAGCGGATCTTCGCCGCGTTGCGCGCGGAAGGCATCGGCGTGAACGTCCATTATCTCCCGGTTTACCTGCATCCTTTTTACCGCCGCCGCTTCGGGACCGGACCCGGGCTCTGCCCGCGCGCGGAAGCAGCGTACGAGACGATCCTTTCCCTGCCGATCTTCCCGGCGATGAGCGACCAGGACGTCGCCGACGTCGTGGAGGCCGTGTGGAAGGTGGCCACGTCCTATGGAAAAACCGGCCAGCGAGTTGCCGATTTTGGTGCTGCGCGCTGA
- a CDS encoding Gfo/Idh/MocA family oxidoreductase, with product MRANGRTIPQRFLVLGCGSIGKRHIRNLRALGAREIVVFDVAPARRGEAAAAFGVKAVKKLEEAWEERPAACVVAVPTAFHVELALEAARRGIHLFIEKPLSHTARNVDRLLAEVRRRDIVTLVGCNLRFHPGLSQVKRLLAKEAVGRVAAARIEAGQYLPDWHPGEDYRRGYSARRALGGGVILDAIHEIDYARWLLGEVTAVTAMAAKLSRLEIDTEDVAALLLRFAGGALGEIHLDYIQRAYSRTCQIIGDEGTIRWDYTAGEVRWYSARSGRWRLFSNPPGWEPNRMYLDEMEHFLRCLERKEKPALDAFEAARVLEIALAAKIAARRGVRERSGTCSPGAF from the coding sequence ATGCGAGCGAACGGTAGAACCATTCCGCAACGGTTTCTGGTCCTCGGCTGCGGCTCGATCGGCAAGCGCCACATCCGCAACCTTCGGGCTCTCGGGGCGCGCGAGATCGTCGTGTTCGATGTCGCGCCCGCACGCCGGGGGGAGGCGGCGGCCGCCTTCGGCGTCAAGGCCGTCAAGAAGCTGGAGGAGGCTTGGGAGGAGCGACCCGCGGCGTGCGTGGTCGCGGTCCCGACGGCGTTTCACGTCGAGCTTGCCCTCGAGGCCGCGCGCCGGGGAATCCATTTGTTCATCGAGAAGCCGCTTTCACACACGGCGCGGAACGTCGACCGGTTGCTGGCGGAGGTGCGCCGGAGGGACATCGTCACCCTGGTGGGCTGCAATCTCCGCTTCCACCCGGGATTGAGCCAGGTGAAGCGGCTGCTCGCGAAGGAGGCCGTCGGGCGGGTGGCGGCGGCCCGGATCGAGGCCGGACAGTACCTGCCGGACTGGCATCCCGGCGAGGATTACCGCCGAGGCTACAGCGCGCGGCGGGCGCTCGGCGGTGGCGTGATCCTGGATGCGATCCACGAGATCGACTACGCGCGCTGGCTTCTGGGCGAGGTGACGGCGGTGACCGCCATGGCTGCGAAGCTCAGCCGCCTCGAGATCGACACCGAGGATGTGGCGGCGCTGCTGCTCCGTTTCGCCGGAGGAGCGCTGGGTGAAATTCACCTCGACTACATTCAGAGGGCTTACAGCCGGACGTGCCAGATCATCGGCGACGAGGGCACGATCCGCTGGGATTATACCGCCGGAGAGGTGCGCTGGTATTCGGCACGCAGCGGCCGCTGGCGGCTGTTCTCCAATCCGCCCGGCTGGGAGCCCAATCGCATGTACCTCGACGAGATGGAGCATTTCCTTCGCTGCCTCGAGCGCAAGGAAAAACCGGCTCTGGACGCGTTTGAAGCCGCGCGAGTGCTCGAGATCGCGCTCGCAGCCAAGATCGCCGCGCGGCGAGGCGTGCGGGAAAGGAGCGGAACGTGCAGCCCAGGGGCGTTCTAG
- the pseG gene encoding UDP-2,4-diacetamido-2,4,6-trideoxy-beta-L-altropyranose hydrolase: MEKPASELPILVLRADADPGQGSGHVMRILALAHAWRERGGTVHFVSVRPAPPLLRRMERAGARVTVIDHPSPARGDLDATRALVERVGGGCRPWVVLDGYHFSSEYQRELRSTGCRLLAIDDNAHLARYHADIVLNYGLHAPRLEYCAAADCWRLLGTRYALLRPEFAAWRRFVRTTAGAARKVLVTLGGADADNVSAKVISALGILSVRGLEAEIVTGPLNPNLEALRQAAASIPGARVRADVADLAPMMAWADVAVAAGGSTVWELAFLQTPALLLELAPNQAAAAAALAEFGAADFLGPAEELSAGDIAACLDDLLHDPRRRRRMAVRGRVLVDGLGTSRVVAAMEERERAPRGELLLRRATASDALLLWQWVNDPVTRRNSLSTKPVPWNEHQAWYSARLASPDCRIWILQAGELPVGQVRYERTGAGAARLSFSVAPGFRGRSFGTRLLESTCEQAARELGARWIEAVALADNEASRRALLKAGFLQAGQKTVAGRLCVVFRRSAGARSMEQDHARSC, translated from the coding sequence ATGGAAAAACCGGCCAGCGAGTTGCCGATTTTGGTGCTGCGCGCTGACGCCGATCCCGGGCAAGGGAGCGGCCATGTCATGCGCATCCTGGCGCTCGCGCACGCCTGGCGCGAGCGCGGCGGAACGGTCCACTTCGTGAGCGTCCGCCCGGCGCCGCCGCTGCTCCGGCGCATGGAGCGGGCCGGGGCGCGCGTAACGGTGATCGACCATCCCAGTCCCGCCCGGGGCGATCTCGACGCAACGCGCGCGCTCGTGGAGCGGGTCGGCGGCGGGTGCCGGCCGTGGGTAGTGCTGGACGGCTACCATTTCTCCTCCGAGTACCAGAGAGAGCTCAGAAGCACGGGGTGCCGTCTTCTAGCGATCGACGACAACGCTCATCTGGCCCGCTACCACGCCGACATCGTGCTCAATTACGGATTGCACGCGCCGCGGCTCGAGTACTGCGCCGCCGCGGACTGCTGGCGCTTGCTCGGGACGCGCTACGCGTTGCTGCGGCCGGAGTTTGCGGCGTGGCGCCGATTTGTCCGGACTACCGCCGGGGCCGCAAGGAAGGTCCTGGTCACCCTGGGAGGGGCAGACGCCGACAACGTCTCGGCCAAGGTGATCTCCGCCCTCGGGATTCTCTCCGTCCGCGGGCTCGAGGCCGAGATCGTCACCGGACCTCTCAATCCCAACCTGGAAGCGTTGCGCCAGGCCGCTGCCTCGATCCCCGGCGCGCGCGTGCGCGCCGATGTTGCCGACCTGGCGCCGATGATGGCCTGGGCGGACGTCGCGGTCGCCGCGGGGGGCTCGACCGTCTGGGAGCTCGCCTTTTTGCAAACCCCCGCGCTGTTGCTGGAGCTCGCACCCAATCAGGCCGCGGCGGCCGCGGCGCTCGCCGAGTTCGGGGCCGCGGATTTTCTCGGGCCGGCAGAGGAGCTTTCCGCCGGCGACATCGCGGCGTGCCTCGACGACCTCCTGCACGACCCGCGGCGCCGCCGCCGGATGGCCGTGCGGGGAAGGGTTCTGGTCGACGGCCTCGGGACGTCGCGCGTGGTCGCGGCAATGGAGGAGCGGGAGCGGGCACCGAGGGGAGAGCTTTTGCTGCGGCGCGCAACGGCCTCCGACGCGCTCCTGCTTTGGCAGTGGGTGAACGATCCCGTGACCCGGCGCAACTCTCTCAGCACCAAGCCGGTCCCGTGGAACGAGCACCAGGCCTGGTACTCGGCACGGCTCGCCTCGCCCGACTGCCGGATCTGGATCCTGCAGGCCGGCGAGCTGCCGGTCGGCCAGGTCCGCTACGAGCGGACGGGCGCCGGCGCGGCGCGGCTGAGCTTTTCCGTGGCGCCCGGATTTCGCGGCCGAAGCTTCGGCACGAGGCTGCTCGAGTCGACCTGCGAGCAGGCGGCGCGCGAGCTGGGGGCCCGCTGGATCGAAGCGGTAGCGCTGGCGGACAACGAAGCGTCGCGACGGGCGCTTCTCAAGGCCGGTTTTCTCCAGGCCGGACAGAAAACCGTCGCGGGGCGCCTGTGCGTGGTGTTTCGGCGATCGGCCGGCGCCCGTTCGATGGAGCAGGATCATGCCAGAAGCTGTTGA